In the Nomascus leucogenys isolate Asia chromosome 5, Asia_NLE_v1, whole genome shotgun sequence genome, one interval contains:
- the POU4F1 gene encoding POU domain, class 4, transcription factor 1: MMSMNSKQPHFAMHPTLPEHKYPSLHSSSEAIRRACLPTPPLQSNLFASLDETLLARAEALAAVDIAVSQGKSHPFKPDATYHTMNSVPCTSTSTVPLAHHHHHHHHHQALEPGDLLDHISSPSLALMAGAGGAGAAGGGGGAHDGPGGGGGPGGGGGPGGGGPGGGGGGGGPGGGGGGPGGGLLGGSAHPHPHMHSLGHLSHPAAAAAMNMPSGLPHPGLVAAAAHHGAAAAAAAAAAGQVAAASAAAAVVGAAGLASICDSDTDPRELEAFAERFKQRRIKLGVTQADVGSALANLKIPGVGSLSQSTICRFESLTLSHNNMIALKPILQAWLEEAEGAQREKMNKPELFNGGEKKRKRTSIAAPEKRSLEAYFAVQPRPSSEKIAAIAEKLDLKKNVVRVWFCNQRQKQKRMKFSATY, encoded by the exons ATGATGTCCATGAACAGCAAGCAGCCACACTTTGCCATGCATCCCACCCTCCCTGAGCACAAGTACccgtcgctgcactccagctccgAGGCCATCCGGCGGGCCTGCCTGCCCACGCCGCCG CTGCAGAGCAACCTCTTCGCCAGCCTGGACGAGACGCTGCTGGCGCGGGCCGAGGCGCTGGCGGCCGTGGACATCGCCGTGTCCCAGGGCAAGAGCCATCCTTTCAAGCCGGACGCCACGTACCACACGATGAACAGCGTGCCGTGCACGTCCACTTCCACGGTGCCGCTGgcgcaccaccaccaccaccaccaccaccaccaggcgCTCGAACCCGGCGATCTGCTGGACCACATCTCCTCGCCGTCGCTCGCGCTCATGGCCGGCGCGGGCGGCGCGGgcgcggcgggcggcggcggcggcgcccaCGACGGCCCGGGGGGCGGTGGCGgcccgggcggcggcggcggcccgggcggcggcggccccgggggcggcggcggcggtggcggcccggggggcggcggcggcggcccgggCGGCGGGCTCCTGGGCGGCTCCGCGCACCCTCACCCGCATATGCACAGCCTGGGCCACCTGTCGCACCCCGCGGCGGCGGCCGCCATGAACATGCCGTCCGGGCTGCCGCACCCCGGgctggtggcggcggcggcgcacCACGgcgcggcagcggcggcggcggcggcggcggccgggcaggtgGCAGCGGCGTCGGCGGCGGCGGCCGTGGTGGGCGCGGCGGGCCTGGCGTCCATCTGCGACTCGGACACGGACCCGCGCGAGCTCGAGGCGTTCGCCGAGCGCTTCAAGCAGCGGCGCATCAAGCTGGGCGTGACGCAGGCCGACGTGGGCTCGGCGCTGGCCAACCTCAAGATCCCGGGCGTGGGCTCACTCAGCCAGAGCACCATCTGCAGGTTCGAGTCGCTCACGCTCTCGCACAACAACATGATCGCGCTCAAGCCCATCCTGCAGGCGTGGCTCGAGGAGGCCGAGGGCGCCCAGCGCGAGAAAATGAACAAGCCCGAGCTCTTCAACGGCGGCGAGAAGAAGCGCAAGCGGACTTCCATCGCCGCGCCCGAGAAGCGCTCCCTCGAGGCCTACTTCGCCGTGCAGCCCCGGCCCTCGTCCGAGAAGATCGCCGCCATCGCCGAGAAACTGGACCTCAAAAAGAACGTGGTGCGGGTGTGGTTTTGCAACCAGAGACAGAAGCAGAAGCGGATGAAAttctctgccacttactga